A portion of the Oncorhynchus gorbuscha isolate QuinsamMale2020 ecotype Even-year linkage group LG07, OgorEven_v1.0, whole genome shotgun sequence genome contains these proteins:
- the LOC124040388 gene encoding cytohesin-1-like isoform X1, with translation MMVLKSADGVVPDDLSPEERQELESIRRRKLELLQDIQRLKGEIAEVTNEIDNLGITDERKSMQRNKQVSMGCKKFNMDPKKGIRFLIDSGLLKNTSDDIAQFLYKGEGLNKTAIGDYLGEREDFNLEVLQAFVELHEFTDLNLVQALRQFLWSFRLPGEAQKIDRMMEAFAQRYCHCNPGVFQHSDTCYVLSFAVIMLNTSLHNPNVKDKPSHQRFTTMNRGINDGGDLPEDLLKNLYESIKNEPFKIPEDDGNDLTHTFFNPDREGWLLKLGGRVKTWKRRWFILTDNCLYYFEYTTDKEPRGIIPLENLSIREVDDSKKPNCFELFIPDRRDQVIKACKTEADGRVVEGNHTFYRISAPTAEEKEEWITSIKKAISRDPFYEMVAARKKKVSALTSP, from the exons AGGCTGAAGGGTGAGATAGCAGAGGTGACAAATGAAATTGACAACCTAGGCATAACCGAcgaaag GAAAAGCATGCAGAGAAACAAGCAGGTGTCCATGGGGTGCAAGAAGTTCAACATGGACCCAAAGAAG GGGATCCGGTTTTTGATTGACAGCGGTCTGCTGAAGAACACCAGTGATGACATCGCCCAGTTCCTCTATAAAGGGGAGGGGCTAAACAAGACCGCCATCGGAGACTATCTGGGGGAGAG AGAGGATTTCAATCTTGAGGTTCTACAAGCCTTTGTGGAGCTGCATGAGTTTACTGACCTTAACCTGGTCCAGGCCctcag GCAGTTCCTGTGGAGTTTCCGGTTGCCAGGTGAAGCCCAGAAGATTGATCGCATGATGGAGGCGTTTGCCCAGAGATACTGTCACTGTAACCCTGGCGTCTTCCAGCACAGCG ATACGTGTTATGTGTTGTCGTTTGCTGTGATCATGCTGAACACCAGTCTCCATAACCCCAATGTGAAGGACAAACCCTCCCACCAGAGATTCACCACCATGAACAGAGGAATCAACGATGGCGGAGACTTACCTGAGGATCTACTCAAG AACCTGTATGAGAGTATAAAGAACGAACCCTTTAAGATCCCAGAGGATGATGGGAACGACCTCACACACACTTTCTTCAACCCCGATCGGGAGGGCTGGCTACTCAAACTAG GAGGACGTGTGAAGACGTGGAAGAGACGATGGTTCATCCTCACAGACAACTGCCTGTACTACTTTGAGTACACTACT gatAAGGAGCCTAGGGGTATCATTCCTCTGGAGAATCTTAGTATTAGAGAGGTGGACGACTCTAAGAAACCA aaCTGTTTTGAGCTGTTCATCCCGGACCGCAGGGATCAGGTGATCAAGGCGTGTAAGACCGAGGCGGACGGACGCGTTGTCGAGGGCAACCACACCTTCTATCGAATCTCTGCCCCCACAGCTGAGGAGAAGGAAGAATGGATCACCAGCATCAA AAAAGCCATCAGCAGGGACCCCTTCTATGAGATGGTGGCAGCCCGGAAGAAGAAGGTGTCGGCTCTGACTAGCCCATAG
- the LOC124040388 gene encoding cytohesin-1-like isoform X2: MQRNKQVSMGCKKFNMDPKKGIRFLIDSGLLKNTSDDIAQFLYKGEGLNKTAIGDYLGEREDFNLEVLQAFVELHEFTDLNLVQALRQFLWSFRLPGEAQKIDRMMEAFAQRYCHCNPGVFQHSDTCYVLSFAVIMLNTSLHNPNVKDKPSHQRFTTMNRGINDGGDLPEDLLKNLYESIKNEPFKIPEDDGNDLTHTFFNPDREGWLLKLGGGRVKTWKRRWFILTDNCLYYFEYTTDKEPRGIIPLENLSIREVDDSKKPNCFELFIPDRRDQVIKACKTEADGRVVEGNHTFYRISAPTAEEKEEWITSIKKAISRDPFYEMVAARKKKVSALTSP; this comes from the exons ATGCAGAGAAACAAGCAGGTGTCCATGGGGTGCAAGAAGTTCAACATGGACCCAAAGAAG GGGATCCGGTTTTTGATTGACAGCGGTCTGCTGAAGAACACCAGTGATGACATCGCCCAGTTCCTCTATAAAGGGGAGGGGCTAAACAAGACCGCCATCGGAGACTATCTGGGGGAGAG AGAGGATTTCAATCTTGAGGTTCTACAAGCCTTTGTGGAGCTGCATGAGTTTACTGACCTTAACCTGGTCCAGGCCctcag GCAGTTCCTGTGGAGTTTCCGGTTGCCAGGTGAAGCCCAGAAGATTGATCGCATGATGGAGGCGTTTGCCCAGAGATACTGTCACTGTAACCCTGGCGTCTTCCAGCACAGCG ATACGTGTTATGTGTTGTCGTTTGCTGTGATCATGCTGAACACCAGTCTCCATAACCCCAATGTGAAGGACAAACCCTCCCACCAGAGATTCACCACCATGAACAGAGGAATCAACGATGGCGGAGACTTACCTGAGGATCTACTCAAG AACCTGTATGAGAGTATAAAGAACGAACCCTTTAAGATCCCAGAGGATGATGGGAACGACCTCACACACACTTTCTTCAACCCCGATCGGGAGGGCTGGCTACTCAAACTAGG AGGAGGACGTGTGAAGACGTGGAAGAGACGATGGTTCATCCTCACAGACAACTGCCTGTACTACTTTGAGTACACTACT gatAAGGAGCCTAGGGGTATCATTCCTCTGGAGAATCTTAGTATTAGAGAGGTGGACGACTCTAAGAAACCA aaCTGTTTTGAGCTGTTCATCCCGGACCGCAGGGATCAGGTGATCAAGGCGTGTAAGACCGAGGCGGACGGACGCGTTGTCGAGGGCAACCACACCTTCTATCGAATCTCTGCCCCCACAGCTGAGGAGAAGGAAGAATGGATCACCAGCATCAA AAAAGCCATCAGCAGGGACCCCTTCTATGAGATGGTGGCAGCCCGGAAGAAGAAGGTGTCGGCTCTGACTAGCCCATAG